In Sporohalobacter salinus, the DNA window CAGAACTCAATTCTTTTAATCTTTCTTGACGCTGTTTTTCTTTACGTGGCAAAAAGCCCTCAAAAACAAATTTATCTGTAGGTAATCCAGAAGCTACTAATGCTGCTGTCATAGCTGTTGGGCCAGGTATAGGCACCACCTTAATGTCTTCCTTATCAGCTAAAGAAGTCAACTTATAGCCAGGATCAGAAATCCCAGGCATTCCAGCATCAGACACTAATGCAATTTCTTGCCCTGCTTTCAACATCTTAATTATTTCTGCACTCTTTTCTTCTTCATTATGTTCATGATAACTAATTAACTCTGCATCTATTTCATAGTGATTTAATAAATTTTTAGTCCTTCTAGTATCCTCAGCAGCAATATAGTCTACTTTTTCCAAAACCTTTAATGCTCGCAAGCTAATATCTTCCAAATTACCAATAGGTGTTCCACATATATATAATTTAGTTTCAGACATAATTCATTCCTCCTCAAAACTAACTACAAGCCTAACTATTCTTCTATTAAACTTAACTTTTTCTGTCTAGTATATTCTTTAATCTCATACTCCTTTTTTTGAGCTTTACTTCTCGTATCATATTCTTCATTATAAACTAACTCTACTGGCCTTCTACCACGAGTATATTTTGCACCTTTTCCTTGATTATGCTCTTTAACTCTTCGATCAAGATCAGTAGTATAACCAGTATAAAGTGTTTTATCAGCACAACGTAAAATATAAACATAATGTCCCATACCAATCAACTACCTTCTATCTATTTATTATAATCTTGTCCATAATATATTTCTAATACTTCCTCAGTATAATTACCATCATCCCGATAAATCACTAAAGGCTTATCAACTTTCAAACCGGGATTAGCCCCTTTAATTCCAGTTACTAATACTAAATTACAGGCTTTACTAGCCTGTGGTTGGATTAAACGCATATATTTAGGTTGCAAATTATAACAATTCATTACATCTAATAACTCATCCAATCTTTCAACCCTATAAATATAAGAAACTTTACCTTTATATCTTACTAAATAAGAACTAATCTTAATTATATCTCCTAGCTTAACTTTCATCTCATGTTTGGCAATAGCAATACTCTTGTTAGGATTCACTTTTCCTTGCCCTAGAGGTAAATATGGTGGATTACTAACTACTACATCAAAACTTTCAGCAATAAAGCTTTCCTTAAGTTGTCTAATATCAGCTTCCTCAATTTGAATTATATCCTCTAGCCCATTATACCAAACACTTCTTTTGGCCATTTCTACTAATTCGGACTGAATTTCAACCCCTACTATTTGTTCCAAATTATTCTTTGTAGCTAATAAGAGAGGAATCACCCCTGTTCCAGTTCCTAAATCAATGACTCTATCATTTGACTTAACTTCCACAAAATCAGTCAATAAAACAGCATCAATGGCAAAAGCAAAATAATCACTACTCTGAATAATCTGTAAATTATTATGTAGCAAATCATCTAACCTTTCATTTGCTTCTAATTTAACCTTCGGCAACTTCATCAACCTCAACTTCAGAATCTAATTGAACATCCAAAAGTCCCATACAAAATAGACATTCTCCATCCCGTTTTTCACCAAAATTTAGATGACAAATATGAAATCCCTCTTCATATAACTTAGCTAAATTATTATATCCTGCCCTATCTTCTGATTCATCCTCACTATCTGCTTTCTGTTCAAAAAGCAGTCGCTTTAGATTTTCATTCTCTTCTTTTAAATCTTTATTTTCTTTATATAAGCTATGAGCAATCTTCTTTATCTTCCTAAAATCATCATTTAACATATTAAGTCTTTCTTGAAAGGTAGCTAATAAGCTTAAAATGTCCTCCACAATTAAATACCTCCACATAAGAAGAGTCTTTGCATTATATTCGTGATAACTAAAATTAATCCTGCTTAATCAAAATATTTATTGCCCTTTACTATTTAATATACCCATAAATAATAATACCTATTACTCTAATACCAATAACTGTTATTTTTATCAGCTAAAAAATAAAAGCACCTATATAGGTGCTTTTATATAAATTTACTTATTCTCTTCTTCATTTTCTTCAATTGTTTCCACTTCATCAATTGAAAATTCCATCTTGTCATTATTTAAAGTTACTGTTACAGCTTTCTTTACTACATTAAGATTAACAACTTCCCCAACACCTAAATCAGTCTCTACTTTATCTCCAACATTAGGCATCTTCTTTTTAGCTGTTTTATAATTTTTACATTCATACTTTAAACAACACATCAATCGACCACATATCCCTGATATCTTAGCTGGATTGAGTGATAAATTCTGAGCCTTAGCCATTTTAATAGAAATAGGTTCAAAGTCTCTTAATACTGTCTCACAGCACAATTGACGTCCGCAAGGACCTAATCCACCTACCATTTTAGCTTCGTCTCTAACTCCAATTTGACGCAGTTCAATTCTAGTTTTAAATATAGATGCCAAATCTTTAACTAATTCTCTAAAATCTACTCTGCCATCAGCAGTAAAATAGAAAATAATCTTATTTCGATCAAAAGTATATTCCACATCAATTAATTTCATTGGTAGACCATGTTCATCTATCTTTTCTAAACAGATATCAAAAGCTTCTTCTTCATCTTCCTCATTCTCTTTTTTAGTCTTAAAATCACTAGAAGTTGCCTTTCTAATTACTTCTTTTAAAGGAAAAACCACTTCTTCTTCTGTAACCTCCTGAGGAGGCATCACTACTTTACCAAACTCAACTCCCCGAGAAGTTTCAACAATTACATTATCTTCTACTACCAACTCTATATCTCCAGGATCAAAGTAATATATAGTTTCTGCTTTACCAAATGTTACTCCTACTACAGTATACATCACTATCACATCCTTTTTTCTTTTATATTTAACAACATCACCTCTAAAGCTAGCTGTAAATTTACATTAGTATTTTGAATCAAATTATTCGTTTTCTCTATTTCTTCAATAATTGCCTGTATTTCATCAAAAGTATATTCCTGATCTAAACACGATAATTCTTCTTGATAATCAAAATTAATTAATAATTCCTCTTTTTGACTTCCTTTATATAATAATAAATCACGATAAAAAGTTATTATACTTTCTAAAATATTATCTATTTCTTCTTTATAATCCAATATTTTCTGAACTAATTCAAATAACTCAACTAAATCTAAGTTATTTAACTTTTTAATCTCATCCAATATTATTTCTCTCGTCGTTAAAGTCTCCTCATTTTCAATAAAATCAATTGCCTTACCTAAACTACCATCAGCTAAAACAGCTATCTTCTTAGCTTTATTTTTATCTAATTTAAACCTACTAATTAATCTATCAATAATTTCATCAACTGTCAAAGGTCTAAATTTAACAATTTGGCAACGAGAGGTAATTGTCGGTAATAATGATTCTTCTTTAGAAGCTAAGAGAATAATAATTACATATCCCGGTGGGTCTTCTAAAGTTCGAAGTAAGCTATTTGCTGCCTGCAAATTCATACAATCTGCTTCTTTAATAATGTATATTTTCCATTCACTTTCATAAGGTCTATATGAAATACTCTGCTGTAATTTACGAATCTGATCTATTTTAATATGCTTACCTTCTGGCTCTATATCAACTATATCAGGATGATTACCGCTGTCAAATTTACGACATGATATACACTCACCACAGGCATCTAAATCCATTTCTTTACAATTAAGGGCCTTAGCAAACTGAATAGCTGTAAATTTCTTACCTACTCCTTTTTTACCAGTAAATAAATAAGCATGATTAATTCTTTTTCTTTCAAGTCCATTCTGTAATATATCAACAGGTATATCCTGACCTACGATATTTGCAAAGGCCATAATTCCTCCTCCTAAACTACTTTTAAGTATAAATATCCACTAACATACCACGTACCTCATCAAGTCGGTCAAGTATCTCTAATTGAGTAGATTGTTTATTCAATACTAGTTCTGTTAAGTCCTCCAGTGACTCATCAACTTTTTCTACTAAATTATATACTTTATGTTTCCCACTTCCATAGGTACTAAACTCCTCTTTTACTTTATATATCTTGTCCACTGCTTCCTTGACAAACTGTTGTACCATCTTTTTATAACGGACTAATTCTTTAAAAGTTCTTTTTTTGCTTAATTTTTCTCCCTGTTTATCAATCTGGTCTAATAATTCATCTAACCTTTCTTTTACACTAGCATCATGCACTTCCTGAAGAGTATCCAAAAAATTATTCTCACTACTTTTAGCTGTCTCAGAAGCCTGTAAATTTGATTTATTAAGAATCTGATTGAGATCCTTCTTTAAATCATTTTGAATCTTCATTAATCTCTAACCTCGCTTCTAAAGATTTTATTAAGCTAGCAGATACAGATTTTATATCCTGGCTACCATCTATTACTTCAAAACGACTCTTCTCTTTTGCCAGCTTCAAATATCCATTTCTTACCTGTTGATGAAAGAATAAGTCCTCACTTTCTATTCTATCTTTTGCTTTCCCCTTTGTTCTTAGCAATCCTTTTTCAGATTCAATATCCAATAGAAAAGTTAAGTCAGGTTCTAAACCACCCGTTGCCAATCGATTTAATTCTTGGATTAAATCTTTATCCAACTTTCTACCAAAACCCTGATAGGCCATTGTAGCATCAACAAACCGATCACAGATTACTACTTTCCCCTTTTTTAGTTCCGGTTTAATTACCTCGATAACATGCTGAGCTCTACTAGCTGCATATAATAACAGTTCCGTTTTAGACTCCAAATTATCTAAATCACTATCCAATAAGATCTTTCTAATTCTATTTCCTACTTCCGTACCTCCTGGTTCCCTAGTCGTAACTACTTTATAACCGCATTCATTAAAATATTCACTTAATAATTCAATCTGAGTCGATTTTCCTGCTCCCTCTGGACCTTCTAATGTAATAAATAATCCTTTCATTTATCTTCCTCCATCATAATCTTCATTCCTTATTTAATTGTTATTCGTGAAAAAAATATATTCTCCTCTATCTAGTCAACTCTATCAATCTCAAAAAACTCACAATTATATTGCTTATAAACAAAAAAGACTCTTCTATTAATAGAAGAGTCTTTAAATTATCTATTCTATTGATTCCAAATTATAATTAGGTGCCTCTTTTGTAACCTCTATATCATGTGGATGACTTTCTCTTAAGCCAGCTCCAGTAATTCTAATAAACTTCCCTTCTTCTTTTAATGTACTTACATCTTCAGAACCACAATAACCCATTCCAGATCGAAGACCGCCTACTAATTGATAAATAGTATCTGATAATTCACCTTTATAAGGAGTTCTACCTTCAATCCCCTCAGGTACTAATTTTTTCTCTTCCTCCTGAAAATAGCGGTCTTTACTTCCTTCTTTCATGGCTCCAATAGATCCCATACCGCGATAAACTTTATAACTTCTACCTTTATAAATTTCTATCTCACCAGGACTTTCCTTAGTTCCTGCTAAAAGACTTCCTAACATAACAGTACTAGCTCCAGCTGCTAGCGCCTTAACAATATCGCCAGAATACTTAATTCCACCATCAGCAATCACTGGTACATCATACTTATCAGCTTCTTTTGCACAATCATAAACAGCTGTAATTTGAGGTACTCCAATTCCTGCTACAACTCTCGTTGTACAAATAGAACCAGGACCAATACCTACCTTAATTGCATCTGCACCAGCTTCAATTAAGTCCTTAGTTGCTCCAGCAGTAGCAACATTACCAGCAATTAAATTCAAATCAGGATATTCTTCTTTAACTTCTTTTACTAATTCAATCACTTTAGTAGAATGACCATGAGCTGTATCAATAATTATTACATCTACTCCAGCATCAACCAAAGCTTCTATTCGATCTGCAGTATCACGAGAAGTTCCTACAGCCGCTCCAACTAAAAGACGTCCCTGCTTATCTTTAGCAGCATTAGGATACTTTTCAGCCTTCTCTATATCCTTAATTGTAATTAATCCCTTTAAACGATTATCTTCATCAACTAAAGGTAGTTTTTCAATCTTATGCTCCTGTAAAATTTCCTCTGCTTCTTCTAATGTAGTTCCTACTGGTCCAGTAATTAAATTCTTTTCAGTCATAACCTCTGAAAGCCTCTGGTCAAAATCCTTTTCAAATCTTAAATCACGATTAGTTATAATCCCTACTAATTCCATATCATCCTCATTATTAACAATTGGTACTCCAGAAATCTTAAATTTAGACATTAAATGCTCAGCTTCATACGCAAAATTATCAGGAGTTAAATAAAAAGGATTAACTATTACTCCGCTTTCAGATCTCTTAACCTTATCTACCTCTTCGGCTTGCTGTTCAACAGACATATTCTTATGAATAATCCCTAGACCGCCCTCTCGTGCCATAGCAATAGCTAGCTCGGCCTCAGTAACAGTATCCATTCCTGCACTCAAAATAGGAATATTTAACTCGATATCAGATGTTAAATGAGTGGAGACATCCACCTCTTTAGGCAACACTTCAGACCTTGCCGGCATCAAAAGCACATCATCAAAAGTAAGTCCTTCTTTACCAAACTTATCCTTCATTAAAAATCCCCCTTAATTTATTTTCAATCCTAATATTAAAAGACCTAAGCATAGTTTCTATTCCAACCATACTTAGGCCCATTAAAAACAAAATTAAATCACTATATAGACCGTCATAAATATTCGTAGTCAAATGGTTTACGGCCACTTGATAGAAACTCTCGAGCCTTATTCTCGAAGTTATACGAATCAACCTCAACTAATTTCTTAAATTTTAAATAAGTTTATCAAACTTATTTGTGAGTGTCAAGAGAATAAAAGTATTAAATTAAAATATTAATTTTCAAAGAATTGTTAAGATATTTTAGTGAAAATAATTATCATCTTTAATTTGCTAAGTTGCTAATTCAATTATCCTTTAATATAATTAAATTAGTTCTAATCATCCATAGTTAGGAGGAAATAAAATGAACGTTTCTGATCTAAATGAATTCCAGTTAATTAACCATCTGCAAAAAATAATCACCTCTAATTCAACTAAAATAGAAGTTGGAAATGGAGATGACGGTGCAGTAATTAATAATACTCCTGGTTATCAAACTATAAACACTACTGATATGTTAATTGAAGGAGTACATTTCTTACGAAATAAAATTTCTTCTTTTGACTTAGGTTATAAGTCACTAGCAATTAACATTAGTGATATTGTTGCTATGGGAGGAGTTCCTACTTATGCAACTATTTCC includes these proteins:
- the rsmI gene encoding 16S rRNA (cytidine(1402)-2'-O)-methyltransferase, with the translated sequence MSETKLYICGTPIGNLEDISLRALKVLEKVDYIAAEDTRRTKNLLNHYEIDAELISYHEHNEEEKSAEIIKMLKAGQEIALVSDAGMPGISDPGYKLTSLADKEDIKVVPIPGPTAMTAALVASGLPTDKFVFEGFLPRKEKQRQERLKELSSETRTLVFYESPYRLKDSLESILNILGDRKIAVWREITKKFEEKVSGQVSEVLNHFEEEDPKGEITIVLRGIDSAQLHCKEAAWKELTILEHIKLMMDKGITKKEAVKLVAEERGLPKREVYEEAIVIDAQVEK
- a CDS encoding GIY-YIG nuclease family protein — translated: MGHYVYILRCADKTLYTGYTTDLDRRVKEHNQGKGAKYTRGRRPVELVYNEEYDTRSKAQKKEYEIKEYTRQKKLSLIEE
- a CDS encoding tRNA1(Val) (adenine(37)-N6)-methyltransferase, whose amino-acid sequence is MKLPKVKLEANERLDDLLHNNLQIIQSSDYFAFAIDAVLLTDFVEVKSNDRVIDLGTGTGVIPLLLATKNNLEQIVGVEIQSELVEMAKRSVWYNGLEDIIQIEEADIRQLKESFIAESFDVVVSNPPYLPLGQGKVNPNKSIAIAKHEMKVKLGDIIKISSYLVRYKGKVSYIYRVERLDELLDVMNCYNLQPKYMRLIQPQASKACNLVLVTGIKGANPGLKVDKPLVIYRDDGNYTEEVLEIYYGQDYNK
- a CDS encoding initiation control protein YabA, producing the protein MEDILSLLATFQERLNMLNDDFRKIKKIAHSLYKENKDLKEENENLKRLLFEQKADSEDESEDRAGYNNLAKLYEEGFHICHLNFGEKRDGECLFCMGLLDVQLDSEVEVDEVAEG
- a CDS encoding PSP1 domain-containing protein is translated as MYTVVGVTFGKAETIYYFDPGDIELVVEDNVIVETSRGVEFGKVVMPPQEVTEEEVVFPLKEVIRKATSSDFKTKKENEEDEEEAFDICLEKIDEHGLPMKLIDVEYTFDRNKIIFYFTADGRVDFRELVKDLASIFKTRIELRQIGVRDEAKMVGGLGPCGRQLCCETVLRDFEPISIKMAKAQNLSLNPAKISGICGRLMCCLKYECKNYKTAKKKMPNVGDKVETDLGVGEVVNLNVVKKAVTVTLNNDKMEFSIDEVETIEENEEENK
- the holB gene encoding DNA polymerase III subunit delta'; the encoded protein is MAFANIVGQDIPVDILQNGLERKRINHAYLFTGKKGVGKKFTAIQFAKALNCKEMDLDACGECISCRKFDSGNHPDIVDIEPEGKHIKIDQIRKLQQSISYRPYESEWKIYIIKEADCMNLQAANSLLRTLEDPPGYVIIILLASKEESLLPTITSRCQIVKFRPLTVDEIIDRLISRFKLDKNKAKKIAVLADGSLGKAIDFIENEETLTTREIILDEIKKLNNLDLVELFELVQKILDYKEEIDNILESIITFYRDLLLYKGSQKEELLINFDYQEELSCLDQEYTFDEIQAIIEEIEKTNNLIQNTNVNLQLALEVMLLNIKEKRM
- a CDS encoding YaaR family protein, which produces MKIQNDLKKDLNQILNKSNLQASETAKSSENNFLDTLQEVHDASVKERLDELLDQIDKQGEKLSKKRTFKELVRYKKMVQQFVKEAVDKIYKVKEEFSTYGSGKHKVYNLVEKVDESLEDLTELVLNKQSTQLEILDRLDEVRGMLVDIYT
- the tmk gene encoding dTMP kinase; the encoded protein is MKGLFITLEGPEGAGKSTQIELLSEYFNECGYKVVTTREPGGTEVGNRIRKILLDSDLDNLESKTELLLYAASRAQHVIEVIKPELKKGKVVICDRFVDATMAYQGFGRKLDKDLIQELNRLATGGLEPDLTFLLDIESEKGLLRTKGKAKDRIESEDLFFHQQVRNGYLKLAKEKSRFEVIDGSQDIKSVSASLIKSLEARLEINEDSK
- the guaB gene encoding IMP dehydrogenase is translated as MKDKFGKEGLTFDDVLLMPARSEVLPKEVDVSTHLTSDIELNIPILSAGMDTVTEAELAIAMAREGGLGIIHKNMSVEQQAEEVDKVKRSESGVIVNPFYLTPDNFAYEAEHLMSKFKISGVPIVNNEDDMELVGIITNRDLRFEKDFDQRLSEVMTEKNLITGPVGTTLEEAEEILQEHKIEKLPLVDEDNRLKGLITIKDIEKAEKYPNAAKDKQGRLLVGAAVGTSRDTADRIEALVDAGVDVIIIDTAHGHSTKVIELVKEVKEEYPDLNLIAGNVATAGATKDLIEAGADAIKVGIGPGSICTTRVVAGIGVPQITAVYDCAKEADKYDVPVIADGGIKYSGDIVKALAAGASTVMLGSLLAGTKESPGEIEIYKGRSYKVYRGMGSIGAMKEGSKDRYFQEEEKKLVPEGIEGRTPYKGELSDTIYQLVGGLRSGMGYCGSEDVSTLKEEGKFIRITGAGLRESHPHDIEVTKEAPNYNLESIE